The Gadus morhua chromosome 10, gadMor3.0, whole genome shotgun sequence genome segment tgaccaccacacactggttaACATATTTCTGGTTCTGAATGTCCACTCATCCCTTTAGTCAACCGTGGTAAGTATGTTACAACCCCTTAAATGATTTGGGCCGAGACTTGCCGATCCCTTTGTCCCCTCTGACCTGTTCGCACCGCCGCATACACACTCATCCAtgcagatacgcacacacacacacacacacacaaacaatcacaccgaacaaacacacatgcacacaaatacacatgcacacagacacacagatgcacccgcacgaacacacacacacacacacacacacacacacacacacacacatacaaacacacacacacacacacacacacacacacacacacacacacatacacacacacacatacaaacacacacacacacacacacacacacacacacacacacacacacacacacacacacactcaccatacacagacacacatgcacacatacacacacacacttcagacgGTTTTAATACGAATTTAAAAGAACATTGTCTtgaaataaaagtttttttcattttggacAATTTCAAAAAAGGCTCTCGTGAATGTATCAGGGGGCCCTGCACCCCACCTTGGGAAGGCCTGCAGTGGACCACGTATAGTAATCTTCTCTCCGGCCCCTGGGCCTGCCACTCTGGGAATAGCTGCAATGTGGCCATGACTGCACAGCACTATTTCGGTGTGGTCGGCTACTTGACATTGAGAGGCTGGGATTATGTGGCTCCACTACTGTAAATGACAAGAccctgacactcacacacacacacatacacacacatacccacacgcacacactcacacatgcacaaacacacacaaacatatgtatacacacgcgcacacacacacacacacacacacacacacacacacacacacacacacacacacacacacacacacatacacacacacacacacacacacacacacacacacacacacacacacacacacacacacacaaacacagagacagacacacatacatgcaggcatgcacgcacgtacgcacacacacccacacacataccccaaTGCATAACAATTACCACGTcgcaaaaacacatacacactcactatcaatttccccgacacacacacaccaacaaaatatGTACAGACCCCAAcaaaaacacatgtacacaaaacCACGCACACTATTAAACAaacaatttcacacacacacacacacacacacacacacacacacgctcacacacatgcacaaatacgtacatgcaaacatatacacaaatgGTTAAATGCTTATTTACGTCAATTTACGTCATTGAAATGGAATGAGGGAGTCTCGGGTGAGGTCTAGTCAGTGGCCACACCCTTATGGCTCAGACGCACATCTGTCTCCAACCAGCTTTCCCTaatgcaacacacaacacaacactgagTTTCATTTAGTTTATTTGCAGGTATAGACGCCAAACCCATCTATGGGGATTAAACCCACTGTGTCATAATAAACACGGTAACACATATGTTTGGCTTCGAGATCGGCCTGGCCCCCCATCCTCAGCCACAGCACAGTCCCAGAACCAACACTTCAGCCaaccacacattcactcacagtAAACACAtaaccgcacacacaaacacacagacacacacacagaaactcaccGCGGCATTGCTATAAGTGTAACAACATCCGCGTGGGAGGTGAGCCGCCTGGGTCCTAACCTGCCTTTGTGTCCAGCTGTGTCGTTTGATTTCCCCTCAACCACCCACCATAAAAACCTGTGTGAGTAGGGTGCATGTGAAGTCATGGTGCAGCCCTCTAAGCCAGGGTCCTGTTGTTGTGTGTCAGATGTTTCAGCAGAAAAGGCTTTGAACAGGACATCTGTTGGGTGCTGTGAGTAATATCACGGGTATCCTTGCATGGCATGATTCACTTGCGGTCTACAGCTCAGGTGTCTGCCTGACCTGGCAACAAACATACACCAGCGTTGATGCTGCGTTACGAGGTAGCCtttcacagacaaacacgcggCACTGACTGACGCTGTGGCTGTACTACGGGGTGATTCAATACCGCGTATCGCTGTTTTACGACAAAACGTCGTCTACTTGCCGCGTCTGTCAACACTCGTGATGTTGAAATTGTATCACATAAAGATATAGTTTATTGCAATGGGACCGCTATAAGATGACTTGGCAAGCGTTTGTTCCTGCAGCACACATTATGCCAACGTAACACAAAACTGTTTCTGAATGGGATGAGATAATGCAATGATAAGGCCATGTAGTATagaatataaatacacagcCAGGAAGATAGGAAGATAGGAAGATAGGAACAATGCCTCTGAGCAGCATAATGATAAATGGTAGAAGTTAATTGACACCAGAGCCATACTTTCTGaggaaaaaatattttatttcttctgagaaaaaaaaaacacctttgtTGGTGTTAAGGCTTATAACATTTGAATTCACATTTTTATCAACAGCTGAACATGGAACAAATGGAAGTTGAAATTCTCCAAATTCTCTATTCAACCCATTGTATTCTAGCAACCACTGTTTCCATACATATCTTATTTGACTCCCTTCTCAACTCttagataaaaaaagaaacatgtgATGTCGCACATGGATTTTCATGTTTAGCGATTCAAATatccacagagacagacaacatATGATGACGGCGAACAGGTGGCTGTCATTGATACATTTGGGGGCTGGAGCCCTAAGTAAGTGTCTGATCAATGCATGTATCTAATTACCAGAGTTTGGCTTGGGAGCCAATGGCCACCAACAATCTCAGCTATTAATTACATATTAATAGACACAAATTGCCGCTGAATGTATCAATAAATATTGGCAATTACCAAATAGAAAAAGACAAAACGTAACATTTTGACAAACAAACAGTGCATCTTGAGTGGATGATAGCAGTTCAATTctgcataaatacatacataaataaataaatttaaataaagATTGTATAAATAAAAAAGCTTTTACTGTACACGGGAAAGAAAATTGTGCAGGAAGAAATATAAAACGCTGtcttcaaaaaaaacaaaaacacgtaATACTCCAGGTTGACCTCTGATTGTTGTGGGGTATTGGAGGgggtaggggagagggggggggggggggatgaagatGTATATCCCGTAAAGTCTTCATTTCCTGGTATAGTCTCTTTTTAATTTACTTTTTTTACACAGCCGAGACGCAGCGTTGAGTCCTAGACTAGACTTGTTCCTTCCTTCGTGCTCTCGCCCACTGTTACTTCGCGTGCTCATCACATATCCTGTCCACCGGCCAGCCCTGTATTCCACTTCCAGGTGGTCCCTTTGAAAGAACGGCCCACAGGGACCATTTGGCCCAGCCCAGGTACTCGTGGCGAGTCCCTTGATTGCTGAGCAGAGGGCCAGACGTCAGGCCCCTCTCTGTTTCCCTTCTTCCTGTAGCTTCCTTCTTCCTCCCAAGTCCTTCGTTTACAGTTCTCCTTTCTATTTTGAGGTAGAATTTCCGCAGCTTCGcctgaaaataaagaaaaaggggGGGATAATGAGCATGGTTTCTTTTTGTGTAAAACCgtgaaaacaaaatggaagCTGAACTGATAAGGATTTCTGTTTTGATGTTGTCTCATGTTCGATTTGGGCatgaatttgtgtgtgggtgtcactctgtctctcaattTCAGGTTTGGTTAGTCTGTGCTACGAATGAGACCGTTATTGAGCGCTCACCCCCATTCTTTCTCTTCAGTGGTGGGGTGCTGAGCCTAGCTTCACCTTCTCCTCATTCTCAATGTCGTAAGCCCCCCTCTTGTGAAACCTATCAGACATAGCAAAGGGAAATCTGGTTTAGTCTAGGGATTATACATCACCACAAACCGTTTACAATTCCCACCAAACCCGGTTCAAAATCTCATATCTGTGTGTTGTAGGCGAGTATTGTAGTACCGCATGCAGTTGTTTACTGGGTATGTTCAATGAGTTTTACAGTGCATGTGAAGTgcctttgactgtgtgtgtatgtgtatctggctgtctgtctgtctgtctgtctgtctctgtgtgtgtgtctgtgtgtgtgtgtgcattgtacATACCTGAGCGCTAATAGAAGGCCTATGATGGTGAGACAGAGCGTCGACaagaccaccgccaccaccgccaggGCCGTTGTCCGGCTGAATCCCTCCTCGGGCTTCACCCCCACGGACAGGGTGAAGAACTGACACCTTTCCCCGGAGTAGCTTGGAAGGCATCTATAGGCAAGAGCGCAGGTCATCAGCACCGTCATTGTGATGAGTCGCAATGCATTAAGTGAAGTCAGCACcttgaatttaatttaaaaagtaacTTAGGTCTACACTTACACACAGGAAACCGCGCGGAGGTCCTTGTAAAATTGGCAGGTGCCGTGAATGCAGAAATTCTTGTACTTCTTCAGACATggattcctcttcctcccttggCCCTTTCCCTTCTTCTTGCCTTTCCCCCTCCTCTGAGGCCTCTCAGGCTGCTCCACTGGCACTGACAGAATGCTGGCACTGTCCTTCGGCTTGCTGGACATAGCGACTGAAGCGGGAGGAAGACAATGTTAAAACAACGGCAAAGGCTTTGCGAGTCAAACCACCAAGACATGAACACTCTACTAGTGGTGGGTGAAGTTCAGGGGAAAATGTTTTTTGGCCTACCTCTTGGTAGGTCCACATCTCCAGACAGCTCatagtcctcctcctcgttgtcATAATTGTCTTCATAGTAGTAGCTGTTGTCGTAATCGGCGGTGGTCCTCGCCACACCTGCGTTGTCCTCCTCTATCCTGTCATTCCGTGTGTCCAGGAGGTTGATCACAGCCGTATGGTGCCTTTCACTGTCATGCCTGTCCACCGCTGCGCCACTTGTCAGCCGCGACGCCACTAAAGGAAAGCaaacgaaaaacaaacaaaaataaacatgacatAAATTAACCCCGTAACCAATTGGCAATGGGAATGGCTTACAATGGATGAAGCAGAATGGTGAGcgtgagtgtaagtgtgtgtgtttgcgttggtgcgtgcgtgcgtgcatggagTAGGGTGGCAGGCGAAGGCAAGTCAGAACATGTAGCGCATGGCGCGCGTAATGCGCTCCAGGTGGATTGGCACTCAAGAAACAAGAGGAATGGATCATTTTGTGATGCGAAAAGTTGTGTGGGTACGGGAAACCTGTCGTGCTCCGCCGAATTTTCATAAATAGACAGTTAGCAAATGCCAGTCCAGAATACgagttaaaaataaaactatCCAGTTACATTAAGCATGGTACTCTAAAATAAGAGAGATGACCCGATTCGTTTTCAAATAGCTTTCCCAGACAATATTTCGTCGCTCTGTAAACTACACAGTTTGCATGACGTAAAGGTCATGGTTAACAATATATACACAAGGATGCCTCCAGAACAACAGAACCAACACAGCGAGAGTTTACGCATGACAAAGATTAGAACATAACTAAATGAGTTGGAGAGGGATACATTCGCAACGTCCCAAGATAAACTTACCAAAGGCGTGAACGAGCAGGAGCGCGATTCTGAAGATCCTCATGTCTTTAAATTCCAGGTAAAAGGTTAtaggcaataaaaaaaagaataaataatgaAAAGCAATAGTATTTCCTTCACTCCCGGTTGAaacgtgttgttgttgttttcgcCGTTGTAAATGGCGATGAAATCACTCGGAGAATGCTTCAATGTTCAACGTGAAGAGATAAGCAGTGTCGAGTGGCACAGAGTTCTCCGACTCGGTAGGTTAAGGAGCTTCCGAACAGGGAAACTACCGTATTTATAGTATTTCACAAACCACGCCCATCATAGGATGCTGGCTCccaatacattattttatgctagcCTACATGTTTGACAAATGTTTTACATTTATTGGGCGATTTCTTAAAGGCTGTTGTTGTCTTCTTGACTAAGGTGTACATACTATTTCACTCATTGGATTAATCTTCCGTGTAAAAAGAATATGCCCTGTTGCACTCTATAATTTGATTTAATGGAAGGATACcccataataaaaaaatgaaatgtcaCACAATATATTGTTGGTATTACACAGTGGTTAAACAAAACTTGTTTTTCAACTCATTTTGAAGATTTGTAATTTAAGTCCCAACCCGTTGGGCAATATTGCTGTTGGTTGAGTATTTGTATGCAAGTGCAAATCATATTGTGTATAATTAGATGATTCAGCTGAAAGCTAATTAAGCAATGCAATGATCTTAATACAAAAGTATCAGTACAAATGGAAGAATACGTGAGTGCAGTCTGTCATCATAAGGTGGAACAACAGGGATTTAGTCACCCAGGAACTACAATGCCACAGGAATGACTTACATCCTCATAGTGCCGGCTTATTCAGAAGGAAGAGGGAGCACTGACTATTGTAGCCTGGATTCTTTAGCTTTTTGTATAATGCTACCCATGTAACCATACAATAAGATGTGAGAATGGTAAAAGTGATGGTAGGGGTCGGGTGACGTGAGCATGTGACTATATGAATGTAACAGAGTCCATAACTCTGCTTGAGTTAaaattattttctgtttttcaaCACACAAGATTTGCCTCTGCTTATTGGTTGTAAGCACGGGTAGGATCCACTACATAACAGGTGGTTTtggtcagggacagagagacagagtgagagagtggcaGTCTGCATCATATTCTTGCACTTCAAGACATCTGGTAATGGCTAGACATGAGCTTCAACACGATCCTAAATGAATACAGTGATGGAAGGATTTGAACACGTCATCTGCAGCTAGCGGAATACAGAACCAGACTGAAAGGACAGAGATGCATAACAGCTGTCTCGATGGCATCATCTGCGTTGACGTAAATATTGAGACATTGGAGAAGCTAATCAATTaccaaataaatcaatcaatcgtATTTTAGCTTAACTTCAACTTTTCTAGTTTAAAGTAAAGTTTCTTGGACAATTTGTCTGACTTCTCTGCTTGGGTGTATATATTTCGTAATGATTTATGCTTCATTGATCTGGGCTGAATCGCTGGGGCTTAAAATCAGTTGAGGACTTAACATTGGATTTGATCTCTGACTCACACAGGAAAACCTCAATCATCAGCTGTCAATCAATCACCGCCAtcagctgtcaatcacaaaCGATTGATCTTCTAGCTGGAGCCAGGAGTCCATAGAATATAAACACTAAAGCACCTCTTCTTTAGGCTACTCTTTCATTGGGAAatgagaataaaataaaatgtgtttttatcataaaaaataacatgTGACAATGTGTGGGGAATACCCAATATGTTGAGGACTATGTGTTTAATTTAATTACTTACAAATGTTGTTTTTGCAATCGGCTAAAACAACTCAAAGGAACACGTGGTGATGAAATGAGTATTATTGGTGAGCGAACAGACCTCCTGCTGGCGCTCCCCGCTCATACTGAACTACTGCCAGCGCTCCCCAATTCACCCACTATTGTTGTCGATGTTTGCCTGACACCTTCTGGTTCAAATGTGTAACTGCGTCAAACAAATCTATTAATTTTATTCAATCTGGTTAGTGGTATTAGGTTATTAAGAAACATGTTATGGTAAGtggttatttattcatgttctaAAACGTACAGGTACAAAATAAGCGGAGCCAGAGTCTATAGATTTTTTTCTGGTAGAAATTCTTATTCAGGACCCAGGATCAGCATCTACAATCCAATCGACATTCAAGATGCATAGTTTCATATGACAAATCAATAAATAGTATCATATACCACCCACATTTCTGTCGTCATGTGTTATTTGTTTGTTAGAATTACATAAGTCAGAATTGCTAAATCAAATTACTACATCGTACAATATTTGGCCCAAACCTATCTCAACCCTTCACAACCCCTCTTAAAGTTGAGGAGTTTCAAAAAAGTTCCAATATATTGTGGGGTCAATCAGATCAATAAGATCGCTCgaaaaattataatatatatatattttcaatatttaAAACTCCATCCTTCAAGTTATAAGGATGATAAGTGCAATGTCTTCTGAAAGAAAAGCATCTGAGCTCATGACATGCGTCGATTTATTAGGACTGATCGAGTCTCGCATCGGATGCGATTACTCTGGTCTAGTCACGTGCTAACTGGTAGAAATGGCCGACGAGGCAGCAGAAATAAACACAGCCCTAGAAGATGGTGAAGCAAAACAGACCGAACATGAAGTTTTAGAAGTTTCTACCCACAGCAAAGAACCAACTGACAAACAGGTTCAGAATGATGAACCCATTGCTGAGAGCACTTGGACTGCACCAATTTTCTCGTTGGCCCGAAAGGCAACGGAGACGATCAGCAGTGGGGTCAGCTACGGTGCTTCTCTCAGAAACTCCACATCATTATCATCTATCAGCTCTGCGACCGAGAAACCGCCTGAAAATGACTCCAGCCGTGCCAAAATGCTCACAGGTTTGTTATTTACAACCACGCTTGTTTTCATATTCAAAGCTCGCAGTTTATGATCGTTATCATAAGTTTGCGGACTCCATCGTTAATCTGCTCGCTTCCTCTTTGCTATTTTTATTATGTCAAGTTCAAACAGATCACATGATGCAATGGTTTCCAACTTCATTATAATCAATTATCTCGAATTATCAGCTGTCAAGCGGTCTCAGCGACTTGACCGATTGCATCTCATGGCTCCTAATGATTAGCTCTTCCGTGCCTCCCCGCTtgcaaatacatttgttttaattCTTACTTACAagtgtgctttttttttaaaaaaaaagcacactTTAACTCTTCTGACTTTGTACCATTTTCAGCTTTGCCCACTAAAAGCCCCATGTCGATAGAGAGGTCCAACCTTCTGAGCATGATGAAGCTTAGTATTAAAGTATTAATCCAGTCCTCTCTGAGTCTGGGCAGAACTTTGGACTCTGAGTACCCTCCACTGCAGCAGTTTTTTGTTGTTCTGGAGAGCTGTCTGAAACATGGGCTGAAAGGTAAGACTTGActgtaaagaaaaaaacatcgTTTCTTGCTGTTTATTTTCAAGCGAAGAaccaatcaccaccaccccacatTCATCGCCCCTTACTTTTCTGTATTTTTCCAGTAAAGAAGTCATTTATTGGCCAGAGCAAATCAATCTGGGGGCCTCTGGAAATGGTGGAGAAGTTGTGTCCAGAGTCCACTGACATAACCACAAGTGCTCGAGACCTTCCTAGTCTTAAGTGAGTTGTAAAAAGtgacaaattaaataaaatgcaatTCTCCATTAGTAAATTATTATGCTGTGTGGTGCTGCTGAAATCAACCAATCTATTATTCTCTGCATTTTTCCTCTCCCTTTTCAGGACAGGGTTGGGTCGAGGGAGAGCCTGGCTACATTTGGCCCTCATGCAAAAAAAGTTGGCAGATTATATGAAAGCCCTGCTGGATCACAAAGATCTCCTGAGGTGAGATGCTGGTTTCTAGCAACTGGACTTGATAAGAAGTTACACATTCCTATTTCCAtattataacccccccccctctgtagaTGTGATGTATGCCTTCCTGCCTGCTCTTTCATTGTCATCACTTGacactgttctttttttgcAGTGAGTTCTATGAACCGGGATCATTAATGCTAGAAGATGAGGGGACTGTGATTGTAGGACTTCTGGTTGGCCTCAATGTCATTGATGCAAACCTTTGTATCAAAGGGGAGGATCTGGACTCTCAGGTGAGAGATGGACAAAGAAGCATACTTTATGCAATGGCTTTGGCTGCAGCAGTCTCTGTGAATTTCAGCTGGGTGGAATGGGATGGACAGCATTTATTGATCTTGTTTATTGTTTACGTTTAACAGGTGGCAGTCATTGACTTCTCCCTGTACCTGAAAGATACTGCCAACACTGAAACGCCCAAGGAGTGAGTGACCTACCTCAACTGCATTCTGATGTTTGTCGACTTGATTTATTGATGGTTTGTTAGAAGTAATAAGTGTAATCAACGGTTACCTCTTCAAAAACCAGTGAATCAAAGATGACTGCCATTTTGGATCAGAAGCACTACATTGAGGAGTTGAATCGCAACCTGAGTGGCACAGTTACTGACCTCCAGGCCAAGATGGACTCCCTAGAGAAGACCAACAACAAACTTGTGGATGAGGTGGGTTTTATTTTCAACTTATCCAACATAGCCATAGTCCAATAACAATGGCTTGGTTGTATTTGGATCCGTTCAAGGACCAATGCTTAATTTCCCGTTGAACAATCCAAAAAAAGCTTTTCAGCTTATAGTGTAATGACACAAATGTGGgtgtgattttatttatttttccagtTAACTGCAGCCACAGATAGAATAAACTCTTTGTGTGAAGAACAGCATACCCTGAAACAAGAGAATGAGGTTATCTTGCAGTCCAGccagaggaaggaagaggtgAGAAGTGTTTTCTTagttttgatttatttcatttgttCTCCCTTTTGCATGCAATCCATTGGAAGTGAAAGTATGTTTCTCACACTGTCGTGTGGTTTGATTCCAGGTGACTCTCCAGGACAGCCAAGTTGAGCTGGAGACATACAAACAGAGCCGCCAGGGCCTGGATGAAATGTACAACGTTGTGTGGACACAGTACAAGGAAGAGAAGCGCATTCGGCAGGTCCGATACCGTATGCTAAATTACAACATTTGACCACCGGTCTTCCATTTTATAAAATGTGGAAACCAAACGAATAAAATGGCAGGGATGTTATTCATCGACAAGGAGGGACGCAGTTTAAATAGTAACTTCCTCTTCCATACAGTCCAACTGTACTTGGACCGTATAGAAACTGTCTTCTCAAAAAGGGGTAtgccttaaaggtcccatgacatgccaccaggtgtgagtgtgattagccgttacaagccgttttgaaaatctggctCTTCGGACCCTAGATGTGTGAcgaatagatgagcaacgtttgctacagtccactgggtaggctggtagactgttCTATCCAGTGTAcaactaggtggacacgcccacttgt includes the following:
- the hbegfa gene encoding heparin-binding EGF-like growth factor a isoform X2; protein product: MRIFRIALLLVHAFVASRLTSGAAVDRHDSERHHTAVINLLDTRNDRIEEDNAGVARTTADYDNSYYYEDNYDNEEEDYELSGDVDLPRVAMSSKPKDSASILSVPVEQPERPQRRGKGKKKGKGQGRKRNPCLKKYKNFCIHGTCQFYKDLRAVSCVCLPSYSGERCQFFTLSVGVKPEEGFSRTTALAVVAVVLSTLCLTIIGLLLALRRSCGNSTSK
- the hbegfa gene encoding heparin-binding EGF-like growth factor a isoform X1; this encodes MRIFRIALLLVHAFVASRLTSGAAVDRHDSERHHTAVINLLDTRNDRIEEDNAGVARTTADYDNSYYYEDNYDNEEEDYELSGDVDLPRVAMSSKPKDSASILSVPVEQPERPQRRGKGKKKGKGQGRKRNPCLKKYKNFCIHGTCQFYKDLRAVSCVCLPSYSGERCQFFTLSVGVKPEEGFSRTTALAVVAVVLSTLCLTIIGLLLALRFHKRGAYDIENEEKVKLGSAPHH
- the rufy1 gene encoding RUN and FYVE domain-containing protein 1 isoform X2, encoding MADEAAEINTALEDGEAKQTEHEVLEVSTHSKEPTDKQVQNDEPIAESTWTAPIFSLARKATETISSGVSYGASLRNSTSLSSISSATEKPPENDSSRAKMLTALPTKSPMSIERSNLLSMMKLSIKVLIQSSLSLGRTLDSEYPPLQQFFVVLESCLKHGLKVKKSFIGQSKSIWGPLEMVEKLCPESTDITTSARDLPSLKTGLGRGRAWLHLALMQKKLADYMKALLDHKDLLSEFYEPGSLMLEDEGTVIVGLLVGLNVIDANLCIKGEDLDSQVAVIDFSLYLKDTANTETPKDESKMTAILDQKHYIEELNRNLSGTVTDLQAKMDSLEKTNNKLVDELTAATDRINSLCEEQHTLKQENEVILQSSQRKEEVTLQDSQVELETYKQSRQGLDEMYNVVWTQYKEEKRIRQELERELELQVGLKQEMEVAMRLLEKDTHEKQDTLAALRLQLDQVKTLNLQMFHKAQDSQREAVKKQQEASQLEESMSEMERTMIELEQRLQRSESERTQCDQSDEAMRFELEGKAETLQKQLSDLDTLRLGLETDLCSEKEQRQSLQRALQREQDNSTELRTQLQQLQGLHMELKDLKQEKTKLQQRCEQQEQALQEMGLHLSQSKLKMEDFKEVNKALKGHAWLKDDEATECKHCQKEFSISRRKHHCRNCGDIYCNTCSANELALPSYPRPVRVCDICHSLLLQRSSSTGAS
- the rufy1 gene encoding RUN and FYVE domain-containing protein 1 isoform X1, which produces MADEAAEINTALEDGEAKQTEHEVLEVSTHSKEPTDKQVQNDEPIAESTWTAPIFSLARKATETISSGVSYGASLRNSTSLSSISSATEKPPENDSSRAKMLTALPTKSPMSIERSNLLSMMKLSIKVLIQSSLSLGRTLDSEYPPLQQFFVVLESCLKHGLKVKKSFIGQSKSIWGPLEMVEKLCPESTDITTSARDLPSLKTGLGRGRAWLHLALMQKKLADYMKALLDHKDLLSEFYEPGSLMLEDEGTVIVGLLVGLNVIDANLCIKGEDLDSQVAVIDFSLYLKDTANTETPKDESKMTAILDQKHYIEELNRNLSGTVTDLQAKMDSLEKTNNKLVDELTAATDRINSLCEEQHTLKQENEVILQSSQRKEEVTLQDSQVELETYKQSRQGLDEMYNVVWTQYKEEKRIRQELERELELQVGLKQEMEVAMRLLEKDTHEKQDTLAALRLQLDQVKTLNLQMFHKAQDSQREAVKKQQEASQLEESMSEMERTMIELEQRLQRSESERTQCDQSDEAMRFELEGKAETLQKQLSDLDTLRLGLETDLCSEKEQRQSLQRALQREQDNSTELRTQLQQLQGLHMELKDLKQEKTKLQQRCEQQEQALQEMGLHLSQSKLKMEDFKEVNKALKGHAWLKDDEATECKHCQKEFSISRRKVNNIHHFLFIYFEFQWSACIILIVFSTTVGTAETSTATPALPTSWRCRRTRGLCASATSATPFYCREAPPQAPPDNAVTAPSFILRLSTALPI